One Capsicum annuum cultivar UCD-10X-F1 chromosome 2, UCD10Xv1.1, whole genome shotgun sequence genomic window carries:
- the LOC107860538 gene encoding tubulin alpha chain: MRECISIHIGQAGIQVGNACWELYCLEHGIKPDGQMPGDVTVGGGDDAFNTFFSETGAGKHVPRAVFVDLEPTVIDEVRTGTYRQLFHPEQLISGKEDAANNFARGHYTIGKEIVDLCLDRIRKLADNCTGLQGFLVFHAVGGGTGSGLGSLLLERLSVDYGKKSKLGFTIYPSPQVSTAVVEPYNSVLSTHSLLEHTDVAILLDNEAIYDICRKSLDIERPTYTNLNRLISQVISSLTASLRFDGALNVDVNEFQTNLVPYPRIHFMLSSYAPVISAEKAYHEQLSVAEITNTAFEPSSMMVKCDPRHGKYMACCLMYRGDVVPKDVNAAVATIKTKRTIQFVDWCPTGFKCGINYQPPTVVPGGDLAKVQRAVCMISNSTSVAEVFSRIDHKFDLMYAKRAFVHWYVGEGMEEGEFSEAREDLAALEKDYEEVGCESGDGEDDDAEEY; this comes from the exons ATGAGAGAGTGCATCTCCATCCACATCGGACAGGCCGGAATCCAAGTTGGAAACGCCTGTTGGGAGCTTTACTGTCTCGAGCACGGCATTAAG CCGGATGGACAAATGCCTGGAGACGTCACTGTTGGAGGAGGAGATGATGCGTTCAATACTTTTTTCAGTGAAACAGGTGCTGGAAAGCATGTACCTCGTGCTGTGTTTGTGGATCTGGAACCTACTGTCATTGATGAAGTGAGAACCGGGACTTATCGTCAGTTGTTTCATCCTGAACAACTCATCAGTGGCAAAGAAGATGCTGCTAACAACTTTGCTAGAGGACATTATACAA TTGGGAAGGAGATTGTGGACCTGTGTCTTGATAGAATAAGGAAGTTAGCGGACAACTGCACTGGGCTACAAGGATTTTTGGTGTTCCATGCTGTTGGAGGGGGTACTGGTTCAGGGCTTGGTTCTCTGCTTCTTGAGAGGCTTTCCGTTGACTACGGAAAGAAATCGAAGCTTGGATTCACCATTTACCCTTCACCTCAAGTCTCTACTGCTGTAGTTGAGCCTTACAACTCTGTGCTCTCAACACACTCACTTCTTGAGCACACTGATGTTGCTATCCTTTTGGACAATGAAGCCATTTATGACATTTGCCGAAAGTCTCTTGACATTGAAAGACCTACCTACACCAATCTTAACAGGCTCATTTCTCAG GTTATCTCATCACTGACCGCGTCTCTGCGTTTTGATGGTGCTTTGAATGTGGATGTGAATGAATTCCAAACTAACTTGGTTCCATACCCAAGGATTCATTTCATGCTTTCTTCATACGCCCCTGTGATCTCTGCTGAAAAGGCGTATCACGAGCAGCTCTCTGTTGCAGAAATTACCAACACTGCTTTCGAGCCATCTTCTATGATGGTCAAGTGTGACCCGCGTCACGGGAAATACATGGCTTGCTGTTTGATGTACAGAGGTGATGTTGTGCCCAAGGATGTTAACGCTGCTGTCGCCACAATTAAGACCAAGCGGACCATTCAGTTTGTGGACTGGTGCCCAACTGGGTTCAAGTGTGGTATCAATTACCAGCCACCAACTGTTGTACCTGGTGGAGACTTGGCCAAAGTTCAAAGGGCTGTTTGTATGATATCAAACTCCACAAGTGTTGCTGAGGTTTTCTCAAGAATTGATCACAAGTTCGATTTGATGTACGCGAAGAGGGCTTTCGTGCACTGGTATGTTGGTGAAGGTATGGAGGAAGGAGAATTCTCTGAGGCTAGGGAAGATTTGGCTGCTCTTGAGAAGGACTATGAGGAAGTTGGATGTGAGTCTGGTGATGGTGAAGATGATGATGCTGAAGAGTATTAG